In Topomyia yanbarensis strain Yona2022 chromosome 2, ASM3024719v1, whole genome shotgun sequence, one DNA window encodes the following:
- the LOC131685341 gene encoding 10 kDa heat shock protein, mitochondrial → MATKRLIPLLDRVLIQRAEALTKTKGGIVLPEKAQSKVLEGTVIAVGPGGRNTQTGQHVPLGVSVGEKVLLPEYGGTKVDLGDSKEYHLFRESDILAKIDQ, encoded by the exons ATG GCCACCAAACGTCTGATTCCCTTGTTGGACCGTGTCCTGATCCAACGTGCAGAAGCACTGACAAAAACTAAGGGCGGAATTGTGCTCCCCGAGAAGGCACAATCGAAAGTACTGGAAGGAACGGTAATTGCTGTAGGACCAGGAGGACGCAATACACAAACCGGGCAGCACGTTCCGCTGGGTGTTAGTGTTGGTGAAAAGGTCTTGCTGCCTGAGTACGGTGGTACCAAGGTTGATCTGGGCGACAGCAAAGAGTACCATCTCTTCCGGGAGTCGGATATCTTGGCTAAAATAGATCAATAG
- the LOC131685337 gene encoding zinc finger protein 771-like — MNAFCVACRTRGSGMVAIYQHPNGLDQMFTSVTGIEVENEDLLCIPCYDELKAAHLFKQKCIQNNILRISRPSPSRNGDSNRNHSEELTVELEVPVHKPPMQTEQQTSNVEISTTCTGEVDLLEEHLIIGTDVSNETDSELEGNSDVEEIKIELTELQEVGQINISVPMLDSQQRTSVMPDQSVDDVEGKMVKQFEVEPIRCDDCSKSFSKTTTLQKHIRTCHPAVESTDDSEQLGSGALATLPTVHNLMCWYCFQEFTGLNEKYEHEASHISEPKPYKCPQCESTFKDKVGLRSHIRIHSAVKRYKCQYCEMRFHQRGNLTAHERTHVGVKPFVCPQCGKGFAESGNLKNHIRFHTGERPYACSECPKRFRTHYSRTVHFRSHNNDRPFRCPECEKAFYSSGKLIIHRRVHSGEKPYQCNACPAKFADSSGLRRHSKTH; from the exons ATGAACGCCTTCTGTGTAGCATGCCGGACGCGTGGTTCCGGTATGGTGGCAATATACCAGCATCCAAACGGATTGGACCAGATGTTCACTTCTGTCACGGGAATCGAG GTTGAAAACGAGGATCTACTATGCATTCCGTGCTACGATGAACTAAAAGCTGCCCATTTATTCAAGCAAAAGTGCATTCAGAACAACATCCTTCGGATAAGCCGACCTTCACCATCCAGAAATGGCGATAGCAACCGGAACCACTCCGAAGAGCTGACGGTTGAACTCGAAGTGCCAGTACACAAACCACCGATGCAAACCGAACAGCAAACTTCAAACGTTGAAATCTCTACCACATGCACTGGCGAAGTTGACCTTTTGGAAGAACATTTGATCATCGGAACGGATGTGTCGAATGAAACCGATTCAGAGCTGGAAGGGAATAGCGATGTCGAAGAAATCAAAATAGAACTTACTGAGTTACAGGAAGTGGGACAAATTAACATATCTGTTCCGATGCTAGACAGCCAACAACGGACTAGTGTAATGCCAGATCAAAGCGTAGACGATGTCGAAGGTAAAATGGTGAAACAATTTGAAGTTGAACCGATCCGATGTGACGATTGTAGTAAGTCTTTCTCCAAGACTACTACGCTACAAAAGCACATCAGAACCTGCCATCCGGCGGTCGAATCGACTGATGATAGCGAACAACTAGGTTCCGGAGCATTGGCCACTCTGCCGACAGTCCATAATCTGATGTGCTGGTACTGCTTTCAAGAGTTCACCGGGCTGAATGAGAAATATGAGCACGAGGCTTCCCATATATCGGAGCCGAAACCGTACAAGTGCCCCCAGTGTGAGAGTACATTCAAGGATAAAGTTGGTCTTCGAAGTCACATTCGAATTCACTCAGCAGTGAAACGGTACAAATGCCAATATTGCGAAATGCGATTCCACCAGCGGGGGAATTTAACCGCCCACGAGAGGACCCACGTTGGAGTTAAACCGTTCGTGTGCCCGCAGTGTGGCAAAG GTTTTGCCGAGAGTGGCAATCTAAAGAACCACATTCGCTTCCACACGGGCGAACGACCCTACGCATGTTCAGAGTGTCCGAAGCGCTTCCGGACACATTACTCGAGAACCGTTCATTTCCGATCGCACAATAACGATCGTCCGTTTCGGTGTCCTGAATGCGAAAAAGCATTCTACTCTTCGGGCAAATTGATTATTCACCGGAGAGTGCACAGCGGCGAGAAGCCGTAT